From the genome of Mugil cephalus isolate CIBA_MC_2020 chromosome 2, CIBA_Mcephalus_1.1, whole genome shotgun sequence, one region includes:
- the scrn2 gene encoding secernin-2 isoform X2 produces MLVSTLREMKGRRGSGSSRLPFRMAEAPMSCDCFVSLPPGSREDHVIFGKNSDRPRDEVQEVVHYPAASHPPGSILECTYIQIPQVEQTHAVVLSKPAWMWGAEMGANDQGVCIGNEAVWTREPVAPGEALLGMDLVRLGLERGHSAWAALTVITGLLEQHGQGGQCREDPENFSYHNTFLLVDRNEAWVLETAGRLWVAQKISEGVKNISNQLTIATEISAEHPELRSVAQAQGWWDGAGEFNFSQVFSPENPPARMELAKQRYKGGTELLQQHDGSVTAEVMMSILRDKPSGICMDSGGFCTTGSMVSILPRDTSLPCIHFFTATPNPSRSIFKPFIFSDCSAPVLRVVSPQFGPEDPVRKQPRFQSQVDRRHDLYKAHQVALSTMETNPDEGLAVHDILRDLESQCLSEISAMLSGEIPGDELGDLFFDCVDTEIKFYQ; encoded by the exons ATGCTTGTCAGCACGCTCCGGGAGATGAAAGGCCGGAGAGGGAGTGGAAGTAGCCGACTGCCGTTCAG gaTGGCAGAGGCTCCCatgtcatgtgactgttttgtttccttGCCCCCTGGCTCTCGGGAGGACCATGTGATTTTTGGGAAGAACTCAGACCGTCCCAGGGATGAGGTGCAGGAGGTGGTCCACTACCCTGCAGCTTCTCACCCTCCAGGCTCCATACTGGAG TGCACATACATCCAGATTCCTCAAGTGGAGCAGACCCATGCTGTTGTCCTCAGCAAGCCTGCCTGGATGTGGGGGGCTGAAATGGGAGCCAATGACCAAGGGGTCTGCATTGGGAATGAAGCGGTGTGGACCCGTGAGCCTGTCGCCCCCGGAGAGGCTCTGTTGGGCATGGACCTGGTCCG ACTTGGGCTGGAGCGCGGTCACAGTGCCTGGGCAGCGCTGACGGTGATCACCGGCCTCCTGGAGCAGCACGGTCAGGGCGGCCAGTGCAGGGAGGATCCAGAGAACTTCAGCTACCACAACACCTTCCTCCTGGTGGACCGCAACGAGGCCTGGGTGCTTGAAACTGCTGGAAGGTTGTGGGTGGCGCAGAAAATCTCAG AGGGCGTGAAGAACATCTCCAACCAGCTGACCATCGCCACCGAGATCTCCGCAGAGCACCCGGAGCTGCGGAGCGTGGCCCAGGCCCAGGGCTGGTGGGACGGTGCAGGAGAGTTCAACTTCTCTCAGGTGTTTAGCCCTGAGAACCCGCCTGCCAGGATGGAGCTGGCCAAACAGCGCTACAAGGGAGGCACAGAGCTACTCCAGCAACATGATG GCTCAGTGACAGCGGAGGTGATGATGTCCATTCTGAGGGACAAGCCCAGTGGGATCTGCATGGACTCCGGAGGTTTCTGCACCACAGGCAGCATGGTGTCCATCCTGCCCAGAGACACCAGCCTGCCCTGCATCCACTTCTTCACTGCCACTCCAAACCCATCCAG GTCTATATTCAAGCCTTTTATCTTCTCGGATTGTTCCGCCCCGGTGCTGAGGGTGGTCTCCCCGCAATTTGGTCCAGAAGACCCTGTCAGGAAGCAGCCTCGCTTTCAGAGCCAGGTGGACCGCAGACACGACCTGTACAAGGCTCACCAGGTGGCGCTCAGCACCATGGAGACCAACCCG gaTGAAGGTTTAGCCGTTCACGACATCCTGAGGGACCTGGAGTCGCAGTGTCTCAGCGAGATTTCAGCCATGCTCAGTGGAGAGATACCGGGAGATGAACTCGGGGACTTGTTCTTTGATTGCGTGGACACAGAGATTAAGTTCTACCAGTGA
- the scrn2 gene encoding secernin-2 isoform X3, with the protein MEQRMAEAPMSCDCFVSLPPGSREDHVIFGKNSDRPRDEVQEVVHYPAASHPPGSILECTYIQIPQVEQTHAVVLSKPAWMWGAEMGANDQGVCIGNEAVWTREPVAPGEALLGMDLVRLGLERGHSAWAALTVITGLLEQHGQGGQCREDPENFSYHNTFLLVDRNEAWVLETAGRLWVAQKISEGVKNISNQLTIATEISAEHPELRSVAQAQGWWDGAGEFNFSQVFSPENPPARMELAKQRYKGGTELLQQHDGSVTAEVMMSILRDKPSGICMDSGGFCTTGSMVSILPRDTSLPCIHFFTATPNPSRSIFKPFIFSDCSAPVLRVVSPQFGPEDPVRKQPRFQSQVDRRHDLYKAHQVALSTMETNPDEGLAVHDILRDLESQCLSEISAMLSGEIPGDELGDLFFDCVDTEIKFYQ; encoded by the exons ATGGAGCAACG gaTGGCAGAGGCTCCCatgtcatgtgactgttttgtttccttGCCCCCTGGCTCTCGGGAGGACCATGTGATTTTTGGGAAGAACTCAGACCGTCCCAGGGATGAGGTGCAGGAGGTGGTCCACTACCCTGCAGCTTCTCACCCTCCAGGCTCCATACTGGAG TGCACATACATCCAGATTCCTCAAGTGGAGCAGACCCATGCTGTTGTCCTCAGCAAGCCTGCCTGGATGTGGGGGGCTGAAATGGGAGCCAATGACCAAGGGGTCTGCATTGGGAATGAAGCGGTGTGGACCCGTGAGCCTGTCGCCCCCGGAGAGGCTCTGTTGGGCATGGACCTGGTCCG ACTTGGGCTGGAGCGCGGTCACAGTGCCTGGGCAGCGCTGACGGTGATCACCGGCCTCCTGGAGCAGCACGGTCAGGGCGGCCAGTGCAGGGAGGATCCAGAGAACTTCAGCTACCACAACACCTTCCTCCTGGTGGACCGCAACGAGGCCTGGGTGCTTGAAACTGCTGGAAGGTTGTGGGTGGCGCAGAAAATCTCAG AGGGCGTGAAGAACATCTCCAACCAGCTGACCATCGCCACCGAGATCTCCGCAGAGCACCCGGAGCTGCGGAGCGTGGCCCAGGCCCAGGGCTGGTGGGACGGTGCAGGAGAGTTCAACTTCTCTCAGGTGTTTAGCCCTGAGAACCCGCCTGCCAGGATGGAGCTGGCCAAACAGCGCTACAAGGGAGGCACAGAGCTACTCCAGCAACATGATG GCTCAGTGACAGCGGAGGTGATGATGTCCATTCTGAGGGACAAGCCCAGTGGGATCTGCATGGACTCCGGAGGTTTCTGCACCACAGGCAGCATGGTGTCCATCCTGCCCAGAGACACCAGCCTGCCCTGCATCCACTTCTTCACTGCCACTCCAAACCCATCCAG GTCTATATTCAAGCCTTTTATCTTCTCGGATTGTTCCGCCCCGGTGCTGAGGGTGGTCTCCCCGCAATTTGGTCCAGAAGACCCTGTCAGGAAGCAGCCTCGCTTTCAGAGCCAGGTGGACCGCAGACACGACCTGTACAAGGCTCACCAGGTGGCGCTCAGCACCATGGAGACCAACCCG gaTGAAGGTTTAGCCGTTCACGACATCCTGAGGGACCTGGAGTCGCAGTGTCTCAGCGAGATTTCAGCCATGCTCAGTGGAGAGATACCGGGAGATGAACTCGGGGACTTGTTCTTTGATTGCGTGGACACAGAGATTAAGTTCTACCAGTGA
- the scrn2 gene encoding secernin-2 isoform X1, whose amino-acid sequence MGSAPADSDFLQRKERKKNRNAGMAEAPMSCDCFVSLPPGSREDHVIFGKNSDRPRDEVQEVVHYPAASHPPGSILECTYIQIPQVEQTHAVVLSKPAWMWGAEMGANDQGVCIGNEAVWTREPVAPGEALLGMDLVRLGLERGHSAWAALTVITGLLEQHGQGGQCREDPENFSYHNTFLLVDRNEAWVLETAGRLWVAQKISEGVKNISNQLTIATEISAEHPELRSVAQAQGWWDGAGEFNFSQVFSPENPPARMELAKQRYKGGTELLQQHDGSVTAEVMMSILRDKPSGICMDSGGFCTTGSMVSILPRDTSLPCIHFFTATPNPSRSIFKPFIFSDCSAPVLRVVSPQFGPEDPVRKQPRFQSQVDRRHDLYKAHQVALSTMETNPDEGLAVHDILRDLESQCLSEISAMLSGEIPGDELGDLFFDCVDTEIKFYQ is encoded by the exons ATGGGCAGTGCACCGGCTGATTCTGActttctgcaaagaaaagagagaaaaaaaaacagaaacgctGG gaTGGCAGAGGCTCCCatgtcatgtgactgttttgtttccttGCCCCCTGGCTCTCGGGAGGACCATGTGATTTTTGGGAAGAACTCAGACCGTCCCAGGGATGAGGTGCAGGAGGTGGTCCACTACCCTGCAGCTTCTCACCCTCCAGGCTCCATACTGGAG TGCACATACATCCAGATTCCTCAAGTGGAGCAGACCCATGCTGTTGTCCTCAGCAAGCCTGCCTGGATGTGGGGGGCTGAAATGGGAGCCAATGACCAAGGGGTCTGCATTGGGAATGAAGCGGTGTGGACCCGTGAGCCTGTCGCCCCCGGAGAGGCTCTGTTGGGCATGGACCTGGTCCG ACTTGGGCTGGAGCGCGGTCACAGTGCCTGGGCAGCGCTGACGGTGATCACCGGCCTCCTGGAGCAGCACGGTCAGGGCGGCCAGTGCAGGGAGGATCCAGAGAACTTCAGCTACCACAACACCTTCCTCCTGGTGGACCGCAACGAGGCCTGGGTGCTTGAAACTGCTGGAAGGTTGTGGGTGGCGCAGAAAATCTCAG AGGGCGTGAAGAACATCTCCAACCAGCTGACCATCGCCACCGAGATCTCCGCAGAGCACCCGGAGCTGCGGAGCGTGGCCCAGGCCCAGGGCTGGTGGGACGGTGCAGGAGAGTTCAACTTCTCTCAGGTGTTTAGCCCTGAGAACCCGCCTGCCAGGATGGAGCTGGCCAAACAGCGCTACAAGGGAGGCACAGAGCTACTCCAGCAACATGATG GCTCAGTGACAGCGGAGGTGATGATGTCCATTCTGAGGGACAAGCCCAGTGGGATCTGCATGGACTCCGGAGGTTTCTGCACCACAGGCAGCATGGTGTCCATCCTGCCCAGAGACACCAGCCTGCCCTGCATCCACTTCTTCACTGCCACTCCAAACCCATCCAG GTCTATATTCAAGCCTTTTATCTTCTCGGATTGTTCCGCCCCGGTGCTGAGGGTGGTCTCCCCGCAATTTGGTCCAGAAGACCCTGTCAGGAAGCAGCCTCGCTTTCAGAGCCAGGTGGACCGCAGACACGACCTGTACAAGGCTCACCAGGTGGCGCTCAGCACCATGGAGACCAACCCG gaTGAAGGTTTAGCCGTTCACGACATCCTGAGGGACCTGGAGTCGCAGTGTCTCAGCGAGATTTCAGCCATGCTCAGTGGAGAGATACCGGGAGATGAACTCGGGGACTTGTTCTTTGATTGCGTGGACACAGAGATTAAGTTCTACCAGTGA
- the scrn2 gene encoding secernin-2 isoform X4 → MMAEAPMSCDCFVSLPPGSREDHVIFGKNSDRPRDEVQEVVHYPAASHPPGSILECTYIQIPQVEQTHAVVLSKPAWMWGAEMGANDQGVCIGNEAVWTREPVAPGEALLGMDLVRLGLERGHSAWAALTVITGLLEQHGQGGQCREDPENFSYHNTFLLVDRNEAWVLETAGRLWVAQKISEGVKNISNQLTIATEISAEHPELRSVAQAQGWWDGAGEFNFSQVFSPENPPARMELAKQRYKGGTELLQQHDGSVTAEVMMSILRDKPSGICMDSGGFCTTGSMVSILPRDTSLPCIHFFTATPNPSRSIFKPFIFSDCSAPVLRVVSPQFGPEDPVRKQPRFQSQVDRRHDLYKAHQVALSTMETNPDEGLAVHDILRDLESQCLSEISAMLSGEIPGDELGDLFFDCVDTEIKFYQ, encoded by the exons AT gaTGGCAGAGGCTCCCatgtcatgtgactgttttgtttccttGCCCCCTGGCTCTCGGGAGGACCATGTGATTTTTGGGAAGAACTCAGACCGTCCCAGGGATGAGGTGCAGGAGGTGGTCCACTACCCTGCAGCTTCTCACCCTCCAGGCTCCATACTGGAG TGCACATACATCCAGATTCCTCAAGTGGAGCAGACCCATGCTGTTGTCCTCAGCAAGCCTGCCTGGATGTGGGGGGCTGAAATGGGAGCCAATGACCAAGGGGTCTGCATTGGGAATGAAGCGGTGTGGACCCGTGAGCCTGTCGCCCCCGGAGAGGCTCTGTTGGGCATGGACCTGGTCCG ACTTGGGCTGGAGCGCGGTCACAGTGCCTGGGCAGCGCTGACGGTGATCACCGGCCTCCTGGAGCAGCACGGTCAGGGCGGCCAGTGCAGGGAGGATCCAGAGAACTTCAGCTACCACAACACCTTCCTCCTGGTGGACCGCAACGAGGCCTGGGTGCTTGAAACTGCTGGAAGGTTGTGGGTGGCGCAGAAAATCTCAG AGGGCGTGAAGAACATCTCCAACCAGCTGACCATCGCCACCGAGATCTCCGCAGAGCACCCGGAGCTGCGGAGCGTGGCCCAGGCCCAGGGCTGGTGGGACGGTGCAGGAGAGTTCAACTTCTCTCAGGTGTTTAGCCCTGAGAACCCGCCTGCCAGGATGGAGCTGGCCAAACAGCGCTACAAGGGAGGCACAGAGCTACTCCAGCAACATGATG GCTCAGTGACAGCGGAGGTGATGATGTCCATTCTGAGGGACAAGCCCAGTGGGATCTGCATGGACTCCGGAGGTTTCTGCACCACAGGCAGCATGGTGTCCATCCTGCCCAGAGACACCAGCCTGCCCTGCATCCACTTCTTCACTGCCACTCCAAACCCATCCAG GTCTATATTCAAGCCTTTTATCTTCTCGGATTGTTCCGCCCCGGTGCTGAGGGTGGTCTCCCCGCAATTTGGTCCAGAAGACCCTGTCAGGAAGCAGCCTCGCTTTCAGAGCCAGGTGGACCGCAGACACGACCTGTACAAGGCTCACCAGGTGGCGCTCAGCACCATGGAGACCAACCCG gaTGAAGGTTTAGCCGTTCACGACATCCTGAGGGACCTGGAGTCGCAGTGTCTCAGCGAGATTTCAGCCATGCTCAGTGGAGAGATACCGGGAGATGAACTCGGGGACTTGTTCTTTGATTGCGTGGACACAGAGATTAAGTTCTACCAGTGA
- the scrn2 gene encoding secernin-2 isoform X5, giving the protein MAEAPMSCDCFVSLPPGSREDHVIFGKNSDRPRDEVQEVVHYPAASHPPGSILECTYIQIPQVEQTHAVVLSKPAWMWGAEMGANDQGVCIGNEAVWTREPVAPGEALLGMDLVRLGLERGHSAWAALTVITGLLEQHGQGGQCREDPENFSYHNTFLLVDRNEAWVLETAGRLWVAQKISEGVKNISNQLTIATEISAEHPELRSVAQAQGWWDGAGEFNFSQVFSPENPPARMELAKQRYKGGTELLQQHDGSVTAEVMMSILRDKPSGICMDSGGFCTTGSMVSILPRDTSLPCIHFFTATPNPSRSIFKPFIFSDCSAPVLRVVSPQFGPEDPVRKQPRFQSQVDRRHDLYKAHQVALSTMETNPDEGLAVHDILRDLESQCLSEISAMLSGEIPGDELGDLFFDCVDTEIKFYQ; this is encoded by the exons aTGGCAGAGGCTCCCatgtcatgtgactgttttgtttccttGCCCCCTGGCTCTCGGGAGGACCATGTGATTTTTGGGAAGAACTCAGACCGTCCCAGGGATGAGGTGCAGGAGGTGGTCCACTACCCTGCAGCTTCTCACCCTCCAGGCTCCATACTGGAG TGCACATACATCCAGATTCCTCAAGTGGAGCAGACCCATGCTGTTGTCCTCAGCAAGCCTGCCTGGATGTGGGGGGCTGAAATGGGAGCCAATGACCAAGGGGTCTGCATTGGGAATGAAGCGGTGTGGACCCGTGAGCCTGTCGCCCCCGGAGAGGCTCTGTTGGGCATGGACCTGGTCCG ACTTGGGCTGGAGCGCGGTCACAGTGCCTGGGCAGCGCTGACGGTGATCACCGGCCTCCTGGAGCAGCACGGTCAGGGCGGCCAGTGCAGGGAGGATCCAGAGAACTTCAGCTACCACAACACCTTCCTCCTGGTGGACCGCAACGAGGCCTGGGTGCTTGAAACTGCTGGAAGGTTGTGGGTGGCGCAGAAAATCTCAG AGGGCGTGAAGAACATCTCCAACCAGCTGACCATCGCCACCGAGATCTCCGCAGAGCACCCGGAGCTGCGGAGCGTGGCCCAGGCCCAGGGCTGGTGGGACGGTGCAGGAGAGTTCAACTTCTCTCAGGTGTTTAGCCCTGAGAACCCGCCTGCCAGGATGGAGCTGGCCAAACAGCGCTACAAGGGAGGCACAGAGCTACTCCAGCAACATGATG GCTCAGTGACAGCGGAGGTGATGATGTCCATTCTGAGGGACAAGCCCAGTGGGATCTGCATGGACTCCGGAGGTTTCTGCACCACAGGCAGCATGGTGTCCATCCTGCCCAGAGACACCAGCCTGCCCTGCATCCACTTCTTCACTGCCACTCCAAACCCATCCAG GTCTATATTCAAGCCTTTTATCTTCTCGGATTGTTCCGCCCCGGTGCTGAGGGTGGTCTCCCCGCAATTTGGTCCAGAAGACCCTGTCAGGAAGCAGCCTCGCTTTCAGAGCCAGGTGGACCGCAGACACGACCTGTACAAGGCTCACCAGGTGGCGCTCAGCACCATGGAGACCAACCCG gaTGAAGGTTTAGCCGTTCACGACATCCTGAGGGACCTGGAGTCGCAGTGTCTCAGCGAGATTTCAGCCATGCTCAGTGGAGAGATACCGGGAGATGAACTCGGGGACTTGTTCTTTGATTGCGTGGACACAGAGATTAAGTTCTACCAGTGA